One genomic segment of Ricinus communis isolate WT05 ecotype wild-type chromosome 5, ASM1957865v1, whole genome shotgun sequence includes these proteins:
- the LOC8271322 gene encoding uridylate-specific endoribonuclease B isoform X1, whose translation MDGLIKGLMDVALGGHDDKDDDASNSQSRDERSRSSWAQVVSGDQDNDDLVRLGSRPTNRWENQSDGIQEEWNLKPSRRSTKEVHEGYERNEGHEQHDYDPNQCVRKIFIKDEGENSNDGWETVGKKHRKRPHKIQKEQWHGYKRPPSEQEYSDDVEDGIDLVPSQEELSDLSQACNRLWQLDINRLVPGKDYQIDCGDGKKVYEKEDMAQGSLFSWLNEEIFRKPTFSRFCSLLDNYNPNEGCKEVITSEERQEQAAFIEEISRTAPIKYLHKYLASRAIVSDNYQDFKRTLTSLWFDLYGRGGTSGSSSAFEHVFVGEIKKRGEQEVSGFHNWLQFYLEEAKGTVDYQGYIFPRRHGQTPDSETQLLTVQFEWNGILKSVSSILVGVSPEFEVALYTLCFYMGGEDNHVELGPYPVNIKCYRLRDCIGSVFPIAEC comes from the exons ATGGACGGCCTGATCAAGGGCTTAATGGACGTGGCTCTTGGCGGCCACGACGACAAAGACGATGATGCTTCCAACTCACAATCTCGAGATGAACGGTCCAGATCCAGCTGGGCTCAA GTGGTATCCGGGGATCAGGATAACGATGATCTAGTGCGGCTTGGTTCTCGTCCCACAAATCGGTGGGAAAATCAg AGTGATGGAATCCAAGAGGAATGGAATTTAAAACCTTCAAGGCGATCCACGAAG GAAGTTCATGAAGGCTATGAAAGAAATGAAGGTCATGAGCAACATGATTATGACCCAAACCAGTGCGTTAGAAAG attttcatcaAGGATGAAGGGGAAAATAGTAATGATGGTTGGGAGACTGTTGGCAAAAAGCATCGCAAGCGGCCACATAAG ATTCAAAAGGAACAATGGCATGGATACAAAAGACCTCCTAGTGAACAAGAATACTCAGATGACGTTGAAGATGGTATAGATTTAGTACCATCACAAGAGGAGCTTTCTGACTTGTCCCAAGCTTGCAACAGGCTCTGGCAACTTGACATAAACCGGCTGGTGCCTGGCAAGGACTATCAGATTGATTGTGGTGATGGCAAGAAAGTCTATGAAAAGGAAGATATGGCACAAGGAAGCCTATTTAGCTGGCTAAATGAAGAAATTTTTAGGAAGCCTACTTTTTCTCGCTTTTGTTCTCTGCTTGATAATTATAACCCAAACGAAGGATGCAAAGAAGTTATCACTTCTGAAGAAAGGCAAGAGCAAGCTGCTTTTATAGAAGAAATCAGCAGAACTGCACCAATTAAATATCTTCATAAATATCTTGCTTCCAGAGCCATTGTGTCCGACAATTATCAGGATTTTAAAAGAACATTGACAAGTCTCTGGTTTGATCTATATGGTCGAGGTGGTACTTCTGGTTCCTCTTCTGCTTTTGAACATGTCTTTGTTGGGGAAATTAAGAAACGTGGGGAACAAGAAGTTTCTGGCTTCCACAATTGGCTCCAG TTTTACCTTGAAGAAGCAAAAGGGACAGTTGATTACCAAGGTTATATTTTCCCCCGGCGACATGGGCAGACA CCCGACTCTGAAACCCAGTTGCTTACTGTTCAGTTTGAATGGAATGGAATTCTCAAATCTGTATCAAGCATTTTAGTTGGCGTGAGCCCAGAGTTTGAAGTTGCACTATACACCCTCTGTTTCTATATGGGCGGAGAGGACAACCATGTGGAGCTAGGTCCATACCCTGTTAACATCAAGTGCTACCGTCTTCGAGATTGCATTGGGTCTGTGTTCCCTATAGCAGAGTGTTGa
- the LOC8271322 gene encoding uridylate-specific endoribonuclease B isoform X2 — protein MDGLIKGLMDVALGGHDDKDDDASNSQSRDERSRSSWAQVVSGDQDNDDLVRLGSRPTNRWENQSDGIQEEWNLKPSRRSTKEVHEGYERNEGHEQHDYDPNQCVRKDEGENSNDGWETVGKKHRKRPHKIQKEQWHGYKRPPSEQEYSDDVEDGIDLVPSQEELSDLSQACNRLWQLDINRLVPGKDYQIDCGDGKKVYEKEDMAQGSLFSWLNEEIFRKPTFSRFCSLLDNYNPNEGCKEVITSEERQEQAAFIEEISRTAPIKYLHKYLASRAIVSDNYQDFKRTLTSLWFDLYGRGGTSGSSSAFEHVFVGEIKKRGEQEVSGFHNWLQFYLEEAKGTVDYQGYIFPRRHGQTPDSETQLLTVQFEWNGILKSVSSILVGVSPEFEVALYTLCFYMGGEDNHVELGPYPVNIKCYRLRDCIGSVFPIAEC, from the exons ATGGACGGCCTGATCAAGGGCTTAATGGACGTGGCTCTTGGCGGCCACGACGACAAAGACGATGATGCTTCCAACTCACAATCTCGAGATGAACGGTCCAGATCCAGCTGGGCTCAA GTGGTATCCGGGGATCAGGATAACGATGATCTAGTGCGGCTTGGTTCTCGTCCCACAAATCGGTGGGAAAATCAg AGTGATGGAATCCAAGAGGAATGGAATTTAAAACCTTCAAGGCGATCCACGAAG GAAGTTCATGAAGGCTATGAAAGAAATGAAGGTCATGAGCAACATGATTATGACCCAAACCAGTGCGTTAGAAAG GATGAAGGGGAAAATAGTAATGATGGTTGGGAGACTGTTGGCAAAAAGCATCGCAAGCGGCCACATAAG ATTCAAAAGGAACAATGGCATGGATACAAAAGACCTCCTAGTGAACAAGAATACTCAGATGACGTTGAAGATGGTATAGATTTAGTACCATCACAAGAGGAGCTTTCTGACTTGTCCCAAGCTTGCAACAGGCTCTGGCAACTTGACATAAACCGGCTGGTGCCTGGCAAGGACTATCAGATTGATTGTGGTGATGGCAAGAAAGTCTATGAAAAGGAAGATATGGCACAAGGAAGCCTATTTAGCTGGCTAAATGAAGAAATTTTTAGGAAGCCTACTTTTTCTCGCTTTTGTTCTCTGCTTGATAATTATAACCCAAACGAAGGATGCAAAGAAGTTATCACTTCTGAAGAAAGGCAAGAGCAAGCTGCTTTTATAGAAGAAATCAGCAGAACTGCACCAATTAAATATCTTCATAAATATCTTGCTTCCAGAGCCATTGTGTCCGACAATTATCAGGATTTTAAAAGAACATTGACAAGTCTCTGGTTTGATCTATATGGTCGAGGTGGTACTTCTGGTTCCTCTTCTGCTTTTGAACATGTCTTTGTTGGGGAAATTAAGAAACGTGGGGAACAAGAAGTTTCTGGCTTCCACAATTGGCTCCAG TTTTACCTTGAAGAAGCAAAAGGGACAGTTGATTACCAAGGTTATATTTTCCCCCGGCGACATGGGCAGACA CCCGACTCTGAAACCCAGTTGCTTACTGTTCAGTTTGAATGGAATGGAATTCTCAAATCTGTATCAAGCATTTTAGTTGGCGTGAGCCCAGAGTTTGAAGTTGCACTATACACCCTCTGTTTCTATATGGGCGGAGAGGACAACCATGTGGAGCTAGGTCCATACCCTGTTAACATCAAGTGCTACCGTCTTCGAGATTGCATTGGGTCTGTGTTCCCTATAGCAGAGTGTTGa